The Saccharomyces mikatae IFO 1815 strain IFO1815 genome assembly, chromosome: 11 genome has a segment encoding these proteins:
- the VPS1 gene encoding dynamin-like GTPase VPS1 (similar to Saccharomyces cerevisiae VPS1 (YKR001C); ancestral locus Anc_2.511): MDEHLISTINKLQDALAPLGGGSQSPIDLPQITVVGSQSSGKSSVLENIVGRDFLPRGTGIVTRRPLVLQLINRRPKKSEHAKVNQAANELIDLNINDNDKKKDEVEEQQHNGQSEDNKEEWGEFLHLPGRKFYNFDDIRQEIIKETDKVTGANSGISSVPINLRIYSPHVLTLTLVDLPGLTKVPVGDQPPDIERQIKDMLLKYISKPNAIILSVNAANTDLANSDGLKLAREVDPEGTRTIGVLTKVDLMDQGTDVIDILAGRVIPLRYGYIPVINRGQKDIEHKKTIREALENERKFFENHPSYSSKAHYCGTPYLAKKLNSILLHHIRQTLPEIKAKIEATLKKYQNELINLGPETMDSASSVVLSMITDFSNEYAGILDGEAKELSSQELSGGARISYVFHETFKNGVDSLDPFDQIKDSDIRTIMYNSSGSAPSLFVGTEAFEVLVKQQIRRFEEPSLRLVTLVFDELVRMLKQIISQPKYSRYPALREAISNQFIQFLKDATIPTNEFVVDIIKAEQTYINTAHPDLLKGSQAMVMVEEKLHPRQVTVDPKTGKPLPAQPPSSKPPAMEEKSGFFGGFFSTKNKKKLAALESPPPVLKATGQMTERETMETEVIKLLISSYFSIVKRTIADIVPKALMLKLIVKSKTDIQKVLLEKLYGKQDIEELTKENDITIQRRKECKKMVEILRNASQIVSSV; encoded by the coding sequence ATGGATGAGCACTTAATTTCTACTATTAACAAGCTTCAGGATGCCTTAGCCCCTTTAGGAGGCGGATCTCAATCTCCTATTGATTTACCTCAGATCACTGTTGTCGGTTCTCAGTCATCAGGAAAGTCGTCCGTTTTGGAGAATATTGTTGGTAGGGACTTCTTGCCAAGAGGTACTGGTATTGTGACTAGGAGACCTCTAGTTTTGCAATTGATTAACAGAAGACCAAAAAAGTCAGAACATGCTAAAGTGAACCAAGCTGCCAATGAACTGATTGATTTAAACATTAACGAcaatgacaaaaaaaaggatgaGGTGGAAGAGCAGCAACATAATGGGCAATCCGAAGATAATAAGGAGGAATGGGGTGAATTCCTGCATTTGCCAGGTAGGAAATTTTAcaattttgatgatattaGACAGGAAATCATCAAGGAAACCGATAAAGTTACAGGTGCCAATTCAGGAATTTCCTCCGTGCCCATTAACTTGAGAATTTATTCTCCCCATGTTTTAACTTTAACATTAGTTGATTTACCTGGGTTGACGAAGGTTCCTGTAGGCGACCAACCTCCTGATATTGAAAGACAAATCAAAGATATGCTTTTGAAGTATATTTCCAAACCAAATGCTATCATATTATCAGTTAATGCCGCTAACACCGATTTGGCTAACAGTGATGGTTTGAAGCTGGCCAGGGAAGTCGATCCAGAGGGAACGAGAACTATTGGTGTTTTGACCAAAGTTGATTTGATGGATCAAGGTACAGATGTCATAGATATTTTGGCTGGAAGAGTCATTCCCTTGAGATATGGTTACATCCCAGTTATCAATAGAGGTCAGAAGGATATAGAacacaaaaaaacaatcaGAGAAGCTCTTGAAAacgaaagaaaattctttgaGAACCATCCATCCTACAGTTCTAAAGCACATTACTGTGGTACACCATATTTGGCTAAAAAATTAAACTCAATCTTGTTACATCACATTAGGCAAACTTTGCCGGAGATCAAAGCTAAGATCGAGGCTACACTGaagaaatatcaaaacGAACTCATAAATTTGGGCCCAGAAACTATGGATTCAGCTAGTTCCGTCGTTTTGAGTATGATTACCGATTTTTCTAATGAATATGCTGGCATTTTGGATGGTGAAGCCAAAGAACTTTCCAGTCAAGAACTTTCTGGTGGTGCAAGAATATCCTATGTATTCCATGAAACTTTTAAAAATGGTGTAGATTCTCTGGATCCATTCGATCAGATCAAAGATTCTGACATTCGAACCATCATGTACAATAGTTCAGGTTCGGCCCCATCCTTGTTTGTTGGTACAGAAGCCTTTGAAGTTTTAGTTAAACAGCAAATTAGAAGGTTTGAAGAACCGTCTTTACGTTTAGTTACTTTGGTGTTCGATGAACTAGTTCGTATGCTGAAACAGATTATCTCTCAACCGAAATACTCAAGATATCCTGCTTTAAGAGAAGCGATTTCTAATCAATTCATTCAATTTTTAAAGGATGCTACTATCCCTACAAACGAATTTGTTGTCGACATAATCAAAGCTGAACAGACCTACATCAATACAGCCCATCCGGATCTTTTGAAAGGTTCTCAAGCAATGGTTATggtagaagaaaaattgcacCCTCGCCAAGTCACTGTTGATCCTAAGACTGGTAAACCTTTACCAGCTCAACCACCATCTAGTAAGCCACCAGCtatggaagaaaaatcgGGATTTTTTGGCGGCTTCTTCTCcactaaaaataaaaagaaattggcAGCCTTAGAATCCCCCCCTCCTGTTTTGAAAGCTACTGGCCAAATGACGGAGAGAGAGACAATGGAAACAGAAGTGATCAAGTTGTTAATTAGCagttatttttctattgtCAAAAGAACCATTGCTGATATTGTACCAAAAGCTTTGATGCTCAAATTGATCGTGAAAAGTAAAACTGatattcaaaaagttttaCTCGAAAAACTCTATGGGAAGcaagatattgaagaattaacCAAAGAGAATGATATAACTATTCAACggagaaaagaatgtaAGAAGATGGTCGAAATATTGAGAAATGCCAGTCAAATTGTCTCCTCTGTATAA